From one Solanum stenotomum isolate F172 chromosome 12, ASM1918654v1, whole genome shotgun sequence genomic stretch:
- the LOC125848808 gene encoding dirigent protein 19-like — MENFLLVSLLFLAITIILPSTHGLDQSPKGVDKWFKKLPHAKVKLTKLHFYFHDTVTAKNPSAIQIAQANNTFQSPTLFGLVRMMDNPLTVKPEPNSKEIGRAQGIYGFASFEDIGLLMTLNLVFTDVKYNGSTLSILGHNQIFHEYREMPIVGGSGVFRQAQGIATAKTYSGDNTTQNAIVEYHVVLLHY; from the coding sequence atGGAGAATTTTTTGTTGGTGTCTTTGTTATTTTTggcaataacaataatattgcCTTCAACTCATGGGCTTGATCAAAGTCCTAAAGGAGTGGATAAATGGTTCAAGAAGCTTCCTCATGCAAAAGTAAAACTGACCAAACTTCACTTCTACTTTCATGATACTGTGACTGCAAAGAATCCATCAGCAATCCAAATAGCACAAGCCAATAATACATTTCAATCACCAACATTGTTTGGCTTAGTAAGGATGATGGACAATCCGTTGACGGTTAAGCCCGAGCCCAACTCAAAAGAAATAGGCCGAGCCCAAGGGATCTATGGCTTCGCATCGTTTGAAGATATAGGCCTTCTTATGACTCTCAACCTTGTGTTCACCGATGTTAAGTACAATGGTAGCACACTTAGTATCCTTGGGCACAACCAGATATTTCATGAGTATCGAGAAATGCCAATCGTTGGTGGTTCTGGTGTTTTCCGGCAAGCACAAGGTATCGCTACCGCGAAAACATACAGCGGTGATAATACCACACAAAATGCAATAGTTGAATACCATGTTGTGCTTTTGCATTATTGA